The nucleotide sequence GACCCATGTCTCGATTTCTGTGTGGGAGGCCAAATTAAGTGAAGTGATCCCGTCACTGCATGTCAAACAATGCTCCATTAATGGATTCACACGACTGCAAGCCCGAGTGTATCACTTTACTCAGCAAAACCTCGGCCTCTTGCCGCTTCCCATCCTTGCAAAGCACACGAATGGTCAGACCATAGCTTGCAGCATTGGGAACCATTCCATTTCCTATCATCTCCCTCAGCAGCCTCAGCGCCCTGTATGAACTGCCCTCTCTACAGTACCCATAAATCATCATGTTATATATCACATCAGTCGGTTTCAACCCTTTGTCGTTCATTGCGTCGAACAGCTTCCGGGCATCCTTCATCTCACCCTGCATGCACAAACCACGCATTAAAACACCGTATGTGCGAGCATCTGCCGCCAAGCCCGCTCTCTCCATGGATCGATGCATCTCGAAAGCCCTGTCCATGTCATCTTCTCTAGCAAAAGCATCGATGAGGATTGTGTAAGTTACGTTCGTGGGGGTTAACCCCCTGTCCTTCATTTCTCGATAGGCATTGGCTGCTCCTACCAAATCTCCAGCTCGAGAAAACCCATCGATGAGTACATTGTAAGTGATCGTACTCGGAGAATGACCATTTTGCTTCATCTGGTTCAATACACGAGAAGCTTTCACCATCTTTCCTGCTCGGCAATACCCGTCGATGAGAACATTATAAGTTACCAAACTCGGTCTCAGTCCAGCATCCTTCATCCTCACCAACAACTTCGTCGCGTCTTTTACCATGCTTTGCCTACAAAACCCACCGATTAGTGTGTTATACGTCACAACATTCGGCAACACTCCCTTCTCCGTCATTTCGTCGAACAACTGAAAGGCGAAGACCAGATCTTGACTCTTGCAACACTGGGACATCAACACATTGTATGTGTAGAGATTGGGAAAGACTCCCGCGCGCTTCATCTCGTCATACAGCTCGAACCCGGCATTGGAGAAGCCGTTCCTGAAGCACCCGCTGATCATGACGGTGTAAGTGAACTCATTGGGGGCCACGCCTTGTCCCTTCATCCGATCGAACAATCGCCTCGCCGCATCAAAGCTGCCTCTTCTAAAGCACCCATCGATCAAAGTCGTGTACATGACCACGCTGGGCGGCGAGCCGCCGGCCTCGAACTCCTCCATCAAGTTCGAAGCATCGTCGAGGCGTCCGGCGTCGCAGAGGCCGCGGATCATAATGCCGAAGCTGTAGGCGTCCAAAGGGACGCGGTTCTTGGCGtcgaggaagagggaggaggcgGTGTGGAGGAGGTCGGAtgcgaggaggaggtggaggagccgGTTGAAGGTGGTGATAGGTGGAGTGAGGCCGCAACGCAGCATTCGGTCGAGGTAGAGGGCGGCGGGGCAGGGTTTCTGGGATCGGATGTGGGCGTCGATGAGGAGGCGGAAGATGAGGGAGGTGGTGGCGGGGTGGTGAATCGGCTGGGTTTTGATGATCTTTTGAATGAGAAAGAAGGGGTTATGGGTTGAAGGCATGTCTTGCTTGCTTGCAGAATAATAGTTTTGAGTTCATCGATTATATATACTTacttatatgtgagcatatatttatataaataataaaacagaCCATTATAgaaaacaatatttttattttaatacataatatatttaaaatattatttttagtttcttttatgatttatataaaatatatatgaacTCTAAAAACTTGATATCGGAAATATATTATAGTTAATTCGGACTTAAAAGTATAAACATAAACGTTCGGTGAATGCCCGGATATATACCGAAAGGGAATTGTGTCACTCTCTCAAGAGTTCATATTTCAAATTATCTATTTagagaacataaactctattccctttgctATAAATAAGTTCCTCGTAGACCTAAAATCATCATGCTTGCCTTATAATTTGAAAGTATTGTTCAATGTCAAACAAAAAATTCTCAAGATTCCTTCGAACTAACGCCCCCATAGCAATGTGATTTGGGTGCCTTCAAGTTTTATATTAgagtaacacaagtgtaatattagATATGAGTTTCGTTATGACTTCGTGTAGGTGCTACATAAAGTCTTTGGTGTCTTTCGTTAATTTATCTACTCGGGACTCATTCCTCCTCTTACGAGTTTTCTACCTAAAGAAACTTTCGTTGCCATCCTCTAGACTCACTACGAGAATATCAAGATGGGTTTCTATAGTTGTAAACCTCTTCTTATAGTTTCTCTTCTCAGTTAGTACTTTAAATTATGCTTCCTCCACTTACGGAGAATAACCAATTTCTTATTCGTCATTTTTATTATCGTGCTCCTCTTGAGTAGCTCTAATAACTTTAGAGTAAGTTTGCACTTACAACCTACCTATTGTTGCTTGAGCCAATGATTCAAGTTGCCTCATCTTGCTCAAGTCACTATGGTACTTCAACATGGTGAGATTATGAATTTTCGTTATTTGGTCGAATTGCTTAATTGAATCTCGCTTAGGTTTTGAATGACTtgtaaaagagcaaattgattagttccAAAAATGaatgacggacaagtcccgacatctcgaGGACAGTTTTATGAGCAATTTAACAAACACTTAGtatgcaagaagaaaaaaaaaagaaagagaaaacaagaaTTTTAGAAGGTAAATAAATTATCACAAGTTCATAAACGTGGGTGTAGGACACGTTGGTAAGTTCCATAGGCATTATATGAGAACTTGTGAATCTAATTAATACCTAACACTATCTCAAATGCTCATGTAA is from Musa acuminata AAA Group cultivar baxijiao chromosome BXJ1-6, Cavendish_Baxijiao_AAA, whole genome shotgun sequence and encodes:
- the LOC103990164 gene encoding pentatricopeptide repeat-containing protein At4g11690, translated to MPSTHNPFFLIQKIIKTQPIHHPATTSLIFRLLIDAHIRSQKPCPAALYLDRMLRCGLTPPITTFNRLLHLLLASDLLHTASSLFLDAKNRVPLDAYSFGIMIRGLCDAGRLDDASNLMEEFEAGGSPPSVVMYTTLIDGCFRRGSFDAARRLFDRMKGQGVAPNEFTYTVMISGCFRNGFSNAGFELYDEMKRAGVFPNLYTYNVLMSQCCKSQDLVFAFQLFDEMTEKGVLPNVVTYNTLIGGFCRQSMVKDATKLLVRMKDAGLRPSLVTYNVLIDGYCRAGKMVKASRVLNQMKQNGHSPSTITYNVLIDGFSRAGDLVGAANAYREMKDRGLTPTNVTYTILIDAFAREDDMDRAFEMHRSMERAGLAADARTYGVLMRGLCMQGEMKDARKLFDAMNDKGLKPTDVIYNMMIYGYCREGSSYRALRLLREMIGNGMVPNAASYGLTIRVLCKDGKRQEAEVLLSKVIHSGLQSCESINGALFDMQ